The following are encoded in a window of Camarhynchus parvulus chromosome 1A, STF_HiC, whole genome shotgun sequence genomic DNA:
- the MYF5 gene encoding myogenic factor 5, whose amino-acid sequence MEVMDSCKFSPSELFYDSSCLSSPEGEFPEDFEPRDLPPFSAHEPPEPACSEEEEHVRAPTGHHQAGHCLMWACKACKRKSTTMDRRKAATMRERRRLKKVNQAFETLKRCTTANPNQRLPKVEILRNAIRYIESLQELLREQVENYYHLPGQSCSEPTSPTSSCSDGMADCGSPVWSARGGSFDAVYCAEMAHGYAADQSSALSSLDCLSSIVDRLSPAEEPGLSLRDADSLSPSASIDSGPETPGTPLPRRTYQAL is encoded by the exons atggaggtgaTGGACAGCTGCAAGTTCTCCCCGTCCGAGCTCTTCTATGACAGCTCTTGTCTCTCCTCCCCGGAGGGCGAGTTTCCCGAGGATTTTGAGCCCAGGGATCTGCCTCCTTTCAGCGCCCACGAGCCCCCCGAGCCCGCCTGCTCCGAGGAAGAGGAGCATGTCCGAGCTCCCACTGGCCACCACCAAGCTGGTCACTGCCTCATGTGGGCTTGCAAAGCCTGCAAAAGAAAATCCACCACAATGGACCGGCGGAAGGCAGCCACCatgagggagaggaggaggctgaagaAAGTGAACCAGGCTTTTGAGACCCTGAAGAGATGCACCACTGCCAACCCCAACCAAAGACTCCCCAAAGTAGAGATCCTGCGAAACGCCATCAGATACATCGAGAGCCTCCAGGAGCTCTTGAGAGAACAGGTAGAAAACTACTATCACCTGCCGGGACAGAGTTGCTCCGAACCGACCAGCCCCACTTCCAGCTGCTCCGACGGGATG GCCGACTGTGGCAGCCCCGTTTGGTCGGCGAGAGGCGGCAGCTTCGACGCCGTCTACTGCGCCGAGATGGCTCACG GGTACGCCGCCGACCAGAGCAGcgccctgtccagcctggactGCCTCTCCAGCATCGTGGACCGTCTGTCCCCGGCGGaggagccagggctgtccctccGCGACGCCGACTCCCTCTCGCCCAGCGCCAGCATCGACTCGGGGCCGGAGACGCCCGGGACGCCGCTGCCCCGACGGACGTACCAGGCGCTATGA